One stretch of Amycolatopsis sp. NBC_00345 DNA includes these proteins:
- a CDS encoding YDG/SRA domain-containing protein — protein MDLADVNGKHVEAAIEEYDQLGKGKFLAKYRVKPAERFYVMRGDWAYEIEAVLGMVPGVEAEAAAAHLAGLGSEVQDRSLIPRFGPIPGIPEGRAFIDRRSAAGRRVHRALQAGIVGIGKRGAESIVVSGGYVDEDYGTTIIYTGHGGRDADTEEQIRDQTFDDPGNAALCTSMIDGGVVRVVRGAHIGSEHAPPTGYRYEGLFQVEDASYVKMGGFRFCRFRMVKLDLEVDVLAARLPVVVSGEKAHDDQPVGNLAPGRRLTAAQRTVRITKVTRTVKEIHENTCQMCDQQLVVGDRSYSEGAHIQALGAPHGGPDVVENVLCLCPNCHVLFDFGALIVQPDHSLSLNGQPFGHLRAHPQHQVDDKYLAHHREANRKA, from the coding sequence ATGGACCTTGCTGACGTCAACGGCAAACACGTAGAGGCGGCGATCGAGGAGTACGACCAGCTTGGAAAGGGGAAGTTCCTCGCCAAGTACAGGGTTAAACCTGCCGAGCGTTTCTACGTCATGCGCGGCGACTGGGCATACGAGATTGAAGCTGTGCTGGGCATGGTGCCCGGGGTGGAGGCGGAGGCTGCAGCTGCTCACCTGGCCGGCTTGGGGTCTGAAGTCCAGGACCGCTCGCTGATTCCGCGCTTCGGGCCGATCCCTGGCATACCTGAGGGGCGGGCCTTCATCGATCGCAGGTCGGCAGCGGGGCGGCGCGTGCACCGAGCACTGCAGGCGGGCATTGTCGGCATTGGCAAACGAGGTGCCGAGTCCATCGTCGTCTCCGGAGGCTACGTGGATGAGGACTACGGAACGACGATCATCTACACCGGCCACGGTGGACGGGACGCTGATACTGAGGAGCAGATCAGAGACCAGACCTTCGATGACCCCGGGAACGCCGCACTGTGCACCAGCATGATCGACGGTGGAGTGGTCCGAGTTGTTCGAGGCGCCCACATCGGCTCTGAGCACGCGCCGCCCACCGGGTACCGGTATGAGGGGCTTTTCCAGGTGGAAGACGCCTCGTACGTGAAAATGGGGGGCTTCCGATTTTGTCGGTTCCGGATGGTGAAGCTGGATTTGGAAGTGGATGTGCTGGCCGCTCGGCTTCCGGTGGTGGTTTCGGGCGAGAAGGCGCACGACGACCAGCCAGTGGGCAATCTAGCGCCAGGACGCCGGCTGACCGCGGCCCAGCGCACGGTCCGCATCACCAAGGTGACCAGGACGGTCAAGGAGATTCACGAGAACACCTGCCAGATGTGCGACCAGCAGCTCGTCGTCGGTGACCGCAGCTACTCGGAGGGCGCGCACATCCAGGCATTGGGGGCGCCCCACGGAGGACCCGATGTCGTCGAGAACGTCCTCTGCCTCTGCCCCAACTGCCACGTGCTGTTCGACTTCGGGGCGCTCATCGTCCAGCCGGACCATTCACTGTCGCTCAATGGCCAACCCTTTGGTCACCTGCGTGCTCATCCCCAGCATCAGGTTGACGACAAGTACCTGGCTCACCACCGCGAGGCGAACAGGAAGGCCTAA